Proteins encoded in a region of the Frondihabitans sp. 762G35 genome:
- a CDS encoding molybdopterin-dependent oxidoreductase, translating to MRFDVNGEPLETEVLPGQVLRTVLRENAHFEVKKGCDAGDCGACSVLVDGEPVHSCIYPAHRLEGRSVTTVSGLGTPEHPHPLQQAFVDAAGMQCGFCTAGMIVTASTFTADDVDDLPRLLKGNLCRCTGYRSVRDAICGVTNTVTPAAGEAAGRSVGAPAAMRVATGREEYTLDFTTPTKLLHLAVLKSPHAHARITAIDTAEAEALDGVRVVFTHRDSPTTLFSTGRHESRDDDPDDTLVLDPVLRFRGQRVAAVVADSVRIAENALALIRVEYEVLPAVFDPALAREPGAPLVHGEKGQESRISEPHRNVVAQMHGETGDVDAALATSAATVEGVWQTQRVTHAALETHAARGWLDDAGRLVLRTSTQVPFLVRDEICHIFGLETDRVRVVAARVGGGFGGKQELLTEDLVTMAVLATGSPVQYEFTRDDEFTIAPVRHPMRVGVRVGADADGTLTALAVDELMDTGAYGNHGIGVMFHSVHESVSVYRAPNKRVDAESVYTNNPPSGAFRGYGLGQVIFAVESALDELARKLGIDPFELRRRNVVRPGDHMTVVDPDEESDLLYGSYGLDQCLDLVEEALASPAPASTAGPLGDPVAPTGPTWRVGTGMAMAMIATMPPRGHFADTTVELLPSGDYAIGVGTAEFGNGTTTVHGQLVATALGTTPDRVIIHQSDTDVARYDTGAFGSAGVVVAGKALHAASLKLRAAMVARASAIVTGVGDVAQDPAVPTSTAVAVGEAVPGGVLVPAGPWGEERLVTPAELLSGGPLVADGSHDGTPRSVAFNVHGFRVAVDTATGEVRILRSVQAADAGTVLNPEQLRGQVEGGTAQAIGTALYEEVMLDGAGTVTTPAFRNYRTPKFSDLPVTEVHFAETHDALGPLGAKSMSEAPYNPVAPALANAIRDAIGVRQHELPMSRDRVWRSLQA from the coding sequence ATGAGATTCGACGTGAACGGCGAGCCGCTCGAGACCGAGGTGCTGCCCGGTCAGGTGCTGCGGACGGTCCTCCGGGAGAACGCCCACTTCGAGGTGAAGAAGGGCTGCGACGCGGGCGACTGCGGTGCGTGCTCGGTCCTCGTGGACGGCGAGCCCGTGCACTCGTGCATCTACCCGGCGCACCGCCTGGAGGGCCGCAGCGTCACGACCGTCTCGGGGCTCGGGACCCCGGAGCACCCGCACCCGCTCCAGCAGGCCTTCGTCGACGCTGCGGGGATGCAGTGCGGCTTCTGCACCGCGGGCATGATCGTGACGGCGTCGACGTTCACGGCCGACGACGTCGACGACCTGCCACGCCTGCTCAAGGGGAACCTCTGCCGGTGCACCGGGTACCGGTCGGTGCGCGACGCGATCTGCGGGGTGACGAACACCGTGACTCCTGCCGCCGGAGAGGCCGCCGGCCGCTCGGTCGGGGCGCCCGCCGCGATGCGGGTGGCGACCGGGCGCGAGGAGTACACGCTCGACTTCACGACGCCCACGAAGCTGCTGCACCTCGCCGTGCTCAAGAGCCCCCATGCGCACGCGCGCATCACGGCGATCGACACCGCGGAGGCCGAGGCCCTCGACGGCGTGCGCGTCGTGTTCACGCACCGCGACTCTCCGACGACGCTGTTCTCGACCGGGCGGCACGAGAGCCGCGACGACGACCCGGACGACACGCTCGTCCTCGACCCGGTTCTGCGGTTCCGGGGCCAGCGGGTCGCCGCCGTCGTGGCGGACTCGGTGCGCATCGCGGAGAACGCGCTCGCCCTGATCCGGGTCGAGTACGAGGTGCTCCCCGCCGTCTTCGACCCGGCCCTCGCCCGCGAGCCCGGCGCACCCCTCGTGCACGGCGAGAAGGGGCAGGAGTCCCGCATCTCCGAGCCGCACCGCAACGTCGTCGCCCAGATGCACGGCGAGACCGGAGACGTCGACGCCGCACTCGCGACGAGCGCCGCGACCGTCGAGGGCGTCTGGCAGACCCAGCGCGTCACGCACGCGGCCCTCGAGACGCACGCCGCCCGCGGCTGGCTCGACGACGCCGGGCGGCTCGTCCTCCGGACCTCGACGCAGGTGCCCTTCCTCGTCCGCGACGAGATCTGCCACATCTTCGGCCTGGAGACGGACCGCGTGCGCGTGGTCGCGGCGCGGGTCGGCGGCGGCTTCGGCGGCAAGCAGGAGCTCCTGACCGAAGACCTGGTGACCATGGCCGTCCTCGCGACGGGCTCCCCCGTGCAGTACGAGTTCACCCGCGACGACGAGTTCACGATCGCGCCGGTTCGCCACCCCATGCGCGTCGGCGTGCGGGTCGGCGCGGACGCCGACGGGACGCTCACCGCCCTCGCTGTGGACGAGCTGATGGACACCGGCGCCTACGGCAACCACGGGATCGGCGTCATGTTCCACAGCGTGCACGAGTCGGTCTCGGTCTACCGGGCGCCGAACAAGCGCGTGGACGCGGAGTCGGTGTACACGAACAATCCGCCGTCGGGCGCGTTCCGCGGCTACGGCCTCGGCCAGGTGATCTTCGCCGTCGAGTCCGCCCTGGACGAGCTCGCCCGCAAGCTCGGTATCGACCCGTTCGAGCTCCGGCGGCGCAACGTCGTCCGCCCCGGCGACCACATGACCGTCGTCGATCCCGACGAGGAGAGCGACCTCCTCTACGGCAGCTACGGCCTCGACCAGTGCCTCGACCTCGTCGAAGAGGCCCTCGCCTCTCCCGCGCCGGCGTCGACGGCCGGACCCCTCGGCGACCCGGTCGCTCCGACCGGCCCCACCTGGCGGGTGGGCACCGGCATGGCCATGGCCATGATCGCGACCATGCCGCCGCGCGGCCACTTCGCCGACACGACGGTCGAGCTGCTCCCGTCGGGCGACTACGCCATCGGGGTCGGCACGGCCGAGTTCGGCAACGGCACCACCACCGTGCACGGGCAGCTCGTCGCCACCGCTCTCGGGACGACGCCCGACCGGGTGATCATCCACCAGTCCGACACCGACGTCGCCCGCTACGACACGGGCGCCTTCGGCTCCGCCGGCGTCGTCGTCGCGGGGAAGGCGCTGCACGCGGCCTCGCTGAAACTGCGCGCCGCGATGGTGGCCCGGGCGAGCGCGATCGTGACCGGTGTCGGCGACGTGGCGCAGGATCCTGCGGTCCCGACCTCGACGGCGGTGGCCGTGGGCGAGGCGGTGCCGGGCGGTGTCCTCGTGCCGGCCGGGCCCTGGGGCGAGGAGCGCCTCGTCACCCCCGCGGAGCTGCTCAGCGGCGGACCGCTCGTGGCGGACGGCAGCCACGACGGGACACCGCGCTCCGTGGCGTTCAACGTGCACGGGTTCCGCGTCGCGGTCGACACGGCCACGGGCGAGGTGCGGATCCTGCGGTCCGTCCAGGCGGCCGATGCGGGCACGGTGCTGAACCCGGAGCAGCTGCGCGGCCAGGTCGAGGGCGGCACGGCCCAGGCGATCGGCACGGCCCTCTACGAGGAGGTCATGCTCGACGGCGCGGGGACGGTGACGACGCCCGCGTTCCGGAACTATCGGACGCCGAAGTTCTCCGACCTGCCGGTGACCGAGGTCCACTTCGCCGAGACGCACGACGCGCTCGGTCCGCTCGGCGCGAAGAGCATGAGCGAGGCCCCCTACAACCCCGTGGCTCCGGCCCTCGCGAACGCGATCCGCGACGCGATCGGCGTGCGCCAGCACGAGCTGCCGATGTCGCGCGACCGGGTCTGGCGGTCGCTGCAGGCCTGA
- a CDS encoding MurR/RpiR family transcriptional regulator: MSDDPDASRGIHERIDADYSGLTPRERAAADFILEHLDDLAVYSATEIAESSGVSKATVSRLFRRLGFADASEVREQARASRSRGVPVGPHRGSGDLARHAAQERANLDRLLDGLGGGRLEAAAAAIASAREVVVVGFRNGYPVALHLRQQLAQARPRVRIAPQPGQSVGEELVGLDARDVVVVAGFRRRPAGFPGMVGALVERGVPVIVLADPSLRSVPPAVTLLVCPVDGVTPFDSYAAAMSLASLLAGAVLAATPGASSRSRIAQITTVYAALQELE; encoded by the coding sequence GTGAGCGACGACCCGGATGCCTCCCGGGGCATCCACGAGAGGATCGACGCCGACTACTCCGGGCTGACGCCGCGGGAGCGGGCCGCCGCGGACTTCATCCTGGAGCACCTCGACGATCTCGCGGTCTACTCGGCGACCGAGATCGCCGAGAGCAGCGGCGTCTCCAAGGCGACGGTGTCCCGGCTCTTCCGCCGCCTCGGCTTCGCGGACGCGAGCGAGGTGCGGGAGCAGGCGCGCGCCTCCCGGAGTCGCGGGGTCCCGGTCGGCCCGCACCGCGGCTCCGGCGATCTCGCCCGTCACGCGGCCCAGGAGAGAGCGAACCTCGACCGCCTGCTCGACGGACTGGGCGGCGGACGCCTGGAGGCGGCCGCCGCCGCGATCGCCTCGGCTCGGGAGGTGGTCGTGGTCGGGTTCCGCAACGGCTACCCCGTGGCGCTCCACCTGCGGCAGCAGCTCGCGCAGGCGCGGCCGCGCGTGCGGATCGCACCGCAACCGGGTCAGTCGGTCGGGGAGGAACTCGTCGGACTCGACGCGCGCGACGTGGTCGTCGTCGCCGGGTTCCGGCGTCGGCCCGCGGGCTTCCCCGGGATGGTGGGGGCGCTCGTCGAGCGGGGTGTGCCGGTGATCGTGCTGGCCGACCCGTCGCTGCGGTCCGTGCCTCCTGCGGTCACCCTGCTCGTCTGCCCGGTCGACGGCGTGACGCCCTTCGACAGCTACGCGGCGGCGATGAGCCTCGCGAGTCTGCTCGCCGGCGCCGTGCTGGCCGCGACTCCGGGAGCGTCGTCGCGATCGCGCATCGCGCAGATCACCACGGTGTACGCGGCGCTCCAGGAGTTGGAGTGA
- a CDS encoding SDR family oxidoreductase has translation MASDDRPVLVIGATGFVGRRIVAALESRGEAVRCLARTPVKAADLVSARVSVVPGDMLDPAAVTAAAEGVRAVVVCVHTISRQTSRGGGGDFMDVEAEGIRNVIAACGRVGVRRVIYVTSIGVDAAAPSSWLRGRAATEQALFSSGLDATVLRPGMVVGRGGDGFGIVTRAATKRFALALGRPGQRFRTVAVDDVAEDLVDLLDHPGAAGHAFDLGSDDVLTMREMTAVVARRLDRRPGATLIVPASLIRLLAPIVERVGRIPRGAIAGIAGEGADADMIGDPGPLRALLGRSDRPFADSLDGQVR, from the coding sequence ATGGCGAGCGACGACCGACCCGTTCTGGTGATCGGAGCGACCGGATTCGTGGGGCGCCGGATCGTGGCGGCCCTGGAGAGTCGCGGCGAGGCGGTCCGGTGTCTGGCGCGCACGCCCGTGAAGGCCGCCGACCTCGTCTCGGCGCGCGTCTCGGTGGTCCCGGGCGACATGCTCGATCCGGCCGCCGTCACCGCGGCCGCCGAGGGCGTCCGGGCCGTCGTCGTGTGCGTGCACACCATCTCGCGGCAGACGTCCCGCGGGGGCGGCGGCGACTTCATGGACGTCGAGGCCGAGGGCATCCGGAACGTCATCGCGGCGTGTGGGCGGGTCGGCGTCCGCCGGGTGATCTACGTCACGTCGATCGGGGTCGACGCCGCGGCGCCGAGCTCCTGGCTCCGGGGTCGCGCGGCCACGGAGCAGGCTCTCTTCTCCAGCGGACTCGACGCGACCGTGCTCCGACCGGGGATGGTCGTCGGTCGCGGCGGCGACGGCTTCGGCATCGTCACGCGCGCGGCGACGAAGCGCTTCGCCCTCGCGCTGGGGCGACCCGGTCAGCGGTTCCGGACCGTCGCCGTCGACGACGTCGCAGAGGACCTCGTCGACCTGCTCGACCACCCCGGAGCCGCGGGCCACGCGTTCGACCTCGGGTCCGACGACGTCCTCACGATGCGGGAGATGACCGCGGTCGTGGCCCGCCGGCTGGACCGCCGCCCGGGGGCCACCCTCATCGTGCCGGCCTCCCTCATCCGGCTGCTTGCCCCGATCGTAGAACGCGTCGGCAGGATCCCCCGGGGCGCGATCGCGGGCATCGCCGGCGAGGGCGCCGACGCGGACATGATCGGCGACCCCGGACCGCTGCGCGCACTCCTCGGCCGGAGCGACCGGCCGTTCGCCGACTCCCTCGACGGGCAGGTGCGGTGA
- a CDS encoding MarR family winged helix-turn-helix transcriptional regulator — protein sequence MEDPLALDRQVCFALAATSRSVIGLYRPILEPLGLTHPQYLVMLALWERSPLRVRDVADALLVDSATLSPLLKRLETSGLISRSRNADDERTLDIALTDAGVALRARALEVPEQVVSRLGVPLEQLERIRDELTGLLEASRAAQEH from the coding sequence ATGGAAGACCCCCTCGCCCTCGACCGTCAGGTCTGCTTCGCCCTCGCGGCGACGAGCCGCAGCGTCATCGGGCTGTACCGGCCGATCCTCGAGCCGCTCGGCCTGACGCATCCGCAGTACCTCGTGATGCTCGCCCTCTGGGAACGGAGCCCGCTGCGGGTGCGCGACGTCGCCGACGCGCTGCTCGTCGACTCGGCCACGCTCAGCCCGCTGCTGAAGCGACTGGAGACCTCCGGCCTGATCAGCAGGAGCCGCAATGCCGACGACGAGCGCACCCTCGACATCGCCCTCACGGACGCCGGGGTCGCACTGCGCGCGCGTGCGCTCGAGGTGCCGGAGCAGGTCGTGTCACGACTGGGGGTGCCGCTGGAGCAGCTGGAGCGGATCCGCGACGAGCTGACCGGGCTGCTGGAGGCGAGCCGGGCGGCGCAGGAGCACTGA
- a CDS encoding aldehyde dehydrogenase family protein — MVDIETVVGDLRDSFRSGSNRPVAKRLEQLARLRALLVDNGAVVEAALAKDLGKNAAESQLTEIGVVVAEIDHTVRHLRRWLRPHAVRTPLIVAPASSRVIREPLGVVLIIAPWNYPIQLTLVPLIGALAAGNTVVLKPSELAPATSELLATLIPVYLDPRVVAVVEGGVDETTRLLAERFDHIFYTGNGRVGRIVMSAAVAHLTPVTLELGGKSPVYVDSTVDLRVAARRVAWGKFMNAGQTCVAPDYLLVESSVHARFVELLGEAVEEFYGRDPRESGSYGRIVNDAQFDRLVGLLRDENAAVGGGSDRDDRYIAPTVLVGVTTGSPSMREEIFGPILPTIPVSGVEEAIRIINAGDKPLALYAFTSSKRARQKLLRETSSGAVAFGIPSMHLLVDGLPFGGVGESGTGAYHGERSVAVFSHEKAVLDKPLKPDTAALVYPPFSDRKYRLIRGLLARLR, encoded by the coding sequence ATGGTGGACATCGAGACCGTCGTCGGAGACCTGCGCGATTCTTTTCGCTCGGGGAGCAACCGCCCGGTGGCGAAGCGGCTCGAGCAGCTCGCGCGGCTCCGGGCCCTTCTGGTCGACAACGGCGCCGTCGTCGAGGCGGCTCTCGCGAAGGACCTCGGCAAGAACGCGGCCGAGTCGCAGCTGACGGAGATCGGGGTGGTCGTCGCCGAGATCGACCACACTGTGCGCCACCTGCGACGGTGGCTGCGGCCCCACGCCGTCCGGACGCCGCTGATCGTCGCCCCCGCGTCGAGCAGGGTCATCCGCGAGCCCCTCGGCGTCGTCCTCATCATCGCGCCGTGGAACTACCCGATCCAACTGACCCTCGTGCCCCTCATCGGCGCCCTGGCCGCCGGGAACACCGTCGTGCTGAAACCCAGCGAGCTGGCACCCGCGACGTCCGAGCTCCTCGCGACGCTGATCCCCGTCTACCTCGACCCGCGGGTGGTGGCCGTGGTCGAGGGGGGAGTCGACGAGACGACCCGGCTCCTGGCCGAGCGATTCGACCACATCTTCTACACGGGAAACGGGAGGGTCGGCCGGATCGTGATGAGCGCCGCCGTCGCCCACCTGACCCCCGTGACGCTGGAGCTCGGCGGGAAGTCGCCCGTCTACGTCGATTCGACGGTCGACCTGCGGGTCGCCGCCCGACGGGTGGCCTGGGGCAAGTTCATGAACGCCGGCCAGACCTGCGTGGCTCCCGACTACCTCCTCGTCGAGAGCTCCGTCCACGCGCGCTTCGTCGAGCTGCTCGGCGAGGCGGTCGAGGAGTTCTACGGCCGGGATCCCCGCGAGAGCGGCAGCTACGGCCGGATCGTCAACGACGCGCAGTTCGACCGGTTGGTCGGTCTCCTGCGCGACGAGAACGCGGCCGTCGGCGGCGGCTCGGACCGGGACGACCGCTACATCGCCCCGACGGTCCTGGTCGGAGTCACCACCGGGTCGCCCTCCATGCGGGAGGAGATCTTCGGCCCGATCCTCCCTACGATCCCGGTGTCCGGAGTGGAGGAGGCGATCCGCATCATCAACGCCGGCGACAAGCCGCTGGCCCTCTACGCCTTCACGTCGTCCAAGCGAGCACGGCAGAAGCTCCTCCGGGAGACGTCGTCGGGCGCCGTCGCGTTCGGGATTCCCTCGATGCACCTGCTCGTCGACGGTCTGCCGTTCGGCGGCGTCGGCGAGAGCGGCACGGGGGCCTACCACGGCGAACGCAGCGTCGCCGTCTTCAGCCACGAGAAGGCCGTGCTCGACAAGCCGCTGAAGCCGGACACCGCCGCCCTCGTCTATCCGCCGTTCAGCGACCGGAAGTACCGCTTGATCCGCGGCCTCCTCGCCCGACTGAGGTAG
- a CDS encoding FAD binding domain-containing protein — translation MDLITVREIRTPRLRSDIAFAPGEQPLGGGTWLFSEPQPGLTGLVDLTALGWEPVTRTETHLVVAATCTIRDLTRIPRDDSWPAHALLRQCADSLLASFKIWNVATVGGNVATALPAGAMTSLLTSLDAVAVLWGPGDSERRMPVADLVTGVRTTALAPAEVIRSFEIPLTSLTSRVAFRRISLSNLGRSGALVLGRVDPSGERVLTITAATPRPVQLRFDEAPTAGALRDAVDRVDDWYDDPHGAPDWRRAMTSLFAEEIRSELA, via the coding sequence ATGGACCTCATCACCGTGCGCGAGATCCGCACCCCGCGCCTCCGCAGCGACATCGCCTTCGCCCCGGGCGAGCAGCCCCTCGGCGGCGGCACCTGGCTGTTCTCGGAGCCCCAGCCCGGCCTGACCGGCCTCGTCGACCTGACCGCGCTCGGCTGGGAGCCCGTCACGCGCACCGAGACGCACCTCGTGGTCGCCGCGACGTGCACGATCCGCGACCTGACACGCATCCCGCGCGACGACTCCTGGCCCGCCCACGCGCTCCTCCGCCAGTGCGCCGACTCCCTCCTCGCCTCGTTCAAGATCTGGAACGTCGCCACCGTCGGGGGCAACGTCGCCACCGCCCTCCCCGCCGGCGCGATGACGTCGCTCCTGACCAGCCTCGACGCCGTGGCCGTCCTCTGGGGCCCCGGCGATTCCGAGCGCAGGATGCCCGTGGCCGACCTCGTCACCGGCGTCCGCACCACGGCTCTCGCCCCGGCCGAGGTGATCCGGTCCTTCGAGATCCCGCTGACGAGCCTCACCTCCCGCGTCGCGTTCCGGCGCATCTCGCTGTCGAACCTGGGCCGCTCCGGCGCCCTCGTCCTCGGTCGCGTCGACCCGAGCGGCGAGCGCGTCCTGACGATCACGGCCGCGACGCCGCGCCCGGTGCAGTTGCGCTTCGACGAGGCGCCCACCGCGGGTGCTCTGCGCGACGCCGTCGACCGCGTCGACGACTGGTACGACGACCCGCACGGCGCCCCCGACTGGCGCCGCGCGATGACGAGCCTCTTCGCCGAGGAGATCAGGAGCGAGCTGGCATGA
- a CDS encoding zinc-binding alcohol dehydrogenase family protein: MTDRALWLRTPGGRLHLGDADTPAPGPGEIVVAARAVAVNPIDAMGGLLRRVALPWLRYPAVLGSDVAGEVVAVGSGVSSVALGDRVVAYAVGVERSRNAPSEGAFRTRVTVLASLTAPIPPSMSFEEASVLPLALTTAAAGLFEPDQLALALPSATPTDRNETLLVLGGATSVGMNAVQLARNAGYAVVATASARNGGLLRGLGADTVVDYHDGDVVEQLARILRERSLAGTIAVAAGTLRQAIAVNRAAGVSGSGRIASAHPTPDTTIRGALARRRGLHVSAIWGGSPKDTDLGGAIWNGFLPAALADGRYRAAPAATVVGTGLEAIPAALDRLREGASAQKFVVTL, translated from the coding sequence GTGACAGATCGAGCCCTCTGGCTCCGCACCCCCGGCGGCCGACTCCACCTCGGCGACGCCGACACCCCCGCTCCCGGCCCGGGCGAGATCGTCGTGGCGGCGCGCGCCGTCGCGGTGAATCCGATCGACGCCATGGGAGGCCTGCTGCGCCGGGTGGCTCTGCCCTGGCTGCGCTACCCGGCCGTCCTCGGCTCGGACGTCGCGGGCGAGGTCGTCGCCGTCGGCTCCGGCGTCTCGTCCGTCGCGCTCGGCGACCGCGTGGTCGCCTACGCGGTCGGGGTCGAGCGCAGCCGCAACGCCCCGTCGGAGGGGGCGTTTCGCACGCGGGTGACGGTCCTCGCCTCCCTGACCGCTCCGATCCCGCCGAGCATGTCGTTCGAGGAGGCCTCGGTCCTCCCCCTCGCCCTGACGACCGCCGCCGCCGGACTCTTCGAACCCGACCAGCTCGCCCTCGCCCTCCCGAGCGCGACGCCGACCGACCGGAACGAGACGCTGCTCGTCCTCGGCGGCGCGACGAGCGTCGGGATGAACGCCGTCCAGCTCGCGCGCAACGCCGGCTACGCCGTCGTCGCCACCGCGTCGGCCCGCAACGGCGGCCTCCTCCGCGGCCTCGGCGCCGACACGGTCGTCGATTATCACGACGGCGACGTGGTGGAGCAGCTGGCCCGCATCCTGCGCGAACGATCGCTCGCGGGGACGATCGCGGTCGCGGCCGGCACGCTCCGGCAGGCCATCGCCGTGAACAGGGCCGCAGGAGTCTCGGGCTCGGGCCGCATCGCCTCGGCGCACCCCACGCCCGACACGACGATCCGGGGTGCACTCGCTCGGCGTCGGGGGCTCCACGTCTCCGCGATCTGGGGCGGAAGCCCGAAGGACACCGACCTGGGCGGCGCGATCTGGAACGGCTTCCTGCCCGCCGCGCTCGCGGACGGACGCTACCGGGCGGCTCCTGCCGCCACCGTCGTCGGCACCGGCCTCGAGGCGATCCCCGCGGCGCTCGATCGGCTGCGGGAGGGCGCGTCGGCGCAGAAGTTCGTGGTCACGCTCTGA
- the allB gene encoding allantoinase AllB, with product MPPSPEQVLDTVFRARRVLIDGAFREASVAVRDGVVVHLGTFDEPLDSADEVTLDDDSVLVPGIVDTHVHVNEPGRTDWEGFASATRAAARGGVTTLIDMPLNSIPPTTTVEALDLKRAAAAPQSVVDVGFWGGAIPSSLGHLRALHDAGVFGFKAFLSPSGVDEFPHLSTEQLRAALAEVAAFDGLLIVHAEDPDRLDEAPEASGTSYGAFVRSRPEAVEQSAIEHVIDGIRETGARAHILHLSSASALPAIRAAKAEGLRLTVETCPHYLSFDEEHIPDGATQYKCCPPIRDARNRELLWEALVDGTIDLVASDHSPSTAALKFAGDGDFDLAWGGISGLELAFRAVWTGARHRSIPLERVVDWMSRATADFIGLRDRGRIEVGARADLVVFRPDEAFTVDAGLLAHKNPVSAFDGSQLFGADVRTWLRGRPVGAPATLLRRP from the coding sequence GTGCCCCCGAGCCCCGAGCAAGTCCTCGACACCGTGTTCCGTGCCCGCCGAGTCCTTATCGACGGCGCCTTCCGGGAGGCCTCGGTGGCGGTGCGAGACGGGGTCGTCGTCCACCTCGGCACCTTCGACGAACCGCTCGACAGCGCCGACGAGGTCACCCTCGACGACGACAGCGTGCTCGTCCCCGGCATCGTCGACACGCACGTGCACGTCAACGAGCCCGGCCGGACCGACTGGGAGGGCTTCGCTTCCGCCACGCGGGCCGCGGCGCGCGGGGGCGTGACGACGCTCATCGACATGCCGCTCAACAGCATCCCGCCGACGACGACCGTCGAGGCGCTCGACCTCAAGCGGGCGGCGGCGGCCCCGCAGTCCGTCGTCGACGTCGGCTTCTGGGGCGGGGCGATCCCGTCGTCGCTCGGTCACCTGCGCGCCCTCCACGACGCCGGGGTCTTCGGATTCAAGGCGTTCCTCTCGCCCTCCGGCGTCGACGAGTTCCCGCACCTGTCGACCGAGCAGCTCCGGGCGGCCCTCGCCGAGGTCGCGGCCTTCGACGGCCTGCTGATCGTCCACGCCGAGGACCCCGACCGGCTCGACGAGGCACCCGAGGCCTCCGGCACCTCGTACGGCGCGTTCGTGCGCTCGCGGCCCGAGGCCGTCGAGCAGTCGGCGATCGAGCACGTGATCGACGGGATCCGCGAGACCGGCGCGCGCGCCCACATCCTGCACCTCTCGTCCGCGTCGGCGCTGCCCGCGATCCGCGCCGCCAAGGCCGAGGGGCTGCGCCTCACCGTCGAGACCTGCCCGCACTACCTCTCCTTCGACGAGGAGCACATCCCCGACGGCGCCACGCAGTACAAGTGCTGCCCGCCGATCCGCGACGCCCGCAACCGGGAGCTCCTCTGGGAGGCGCTCGTCGACGGCACCATCGACCTCGTCGCCTCCGACCACTCCCCCTCCACCGCCGCCCTGAAATTCGCGGGCGACGGCGACTTCGATCTCGCCTGGGGCGGTATCTCCGGACTCGAGCTCGCGTTCCGCGCCGTCTGGACCGGCGCCCGTCACCGCTCGATCCCGCTCGAGCGCGTCGTCGACTGGATGTCGCGCGCGACCGCCGACTTCATCGGGCTCCGCGACCGGGGCAGGATCGAGGTGGGTGCGCGGGCCGACCTCGTCGTCTTCCGCCCCGACGAGGCGTTCACCGTCGACGCGGGTCTCCTCGCGCACAAGAATCCGGTCAGCGCGTTCGACGGCTCGCAGCTCTTCGGCGCGGACGTCCGCACGTGGCTCCGCGGGCGTCCCGTGGGTGCGCCCGCGACGCTCCTCCGGCGCCCCTAG
- a CDS encoding XdhC family protein — protein sequence MLEIADRLLTALDAGVVLAVATAVSIDGSAPRTVGTSMAYDGDSVIGSIAGGCVEAAVVAVAEEVLADGQPQTVEYGVDDETAFGVGLTCGGQLRIRVERVSAGHPAIPALRLAASGRPAGVAVVVDGVVPDAQEPRVASELAARVALGETGLALIDCDGERVEVFFEVLAAKPHFVILGAMEFSTALAAAAAVLGYRVTVVDPRSLFATPERFPGAAVVVGWPQRILPALGLDARSVVAVLSHDARFDAEAIAVALASPACFVGAMGSRRTHDRRMASLRERGVPEPDLARLRSPIGLDLGASTPEETAIAILAEVVAARTGATGRPLTETRGAIHRRPAEGVAVTSVEA from the coding sequence ATGCTCGAGATCGCCGATCGACTCCTCACAGCGCTCGACGCGGGAGTGGTCCTCGCGGTCGCCACCGCCGTGTCGATCGACGGCAGCGCGCCGCGGACCGTCGGCACCTCGATGGCCTACGACGGCGACTCCGTGATCGGCAGCATCGCCGGCGGCTGCGTCGAGGCGGCGGTCGTGGCGGTGGCCGAGGAGGTCCTCGCCGACGGGCAGCCGCAGACCGTCGAGTACGGCGTCGACGACGAGACCGCGTTCGGCGTGGGGCTCACCTGCGGTGGTCAGCTCCGCATCCGGGTCGAGCGGGTCTCCGCCGGGCATCCTGCGATCCCCGCTCTGCGCCTGGCGGCGTCCGGCCGACCCGCCGGGGTGGCCGTGGTCGTCGACGGGGTCGTGCCCGACGCGCAGGAGCCGCGGGTCGCCTCCGAACTCGCCGCCCGCGTCGCCCTCGGCGAGACCGGTCTCGCCCTGATCGACTGCGACGGCGAGCGGGTGGAGGTCTTCTTCGAGGTGCTGGCGGCGAAGCCGCACTTCGTGATCCTCGGCGCCATGGAGTTCTCGACGGCGCTCGCCGCGGCCGCGGCCGTGCTCGGCTACCGCGTGACCGTGGTCGACCCGCGCTCGCTGTTCGCCACTCCCGAGCGGTTCCCGGGGGCGGCGGTCGTCGTCGGGTGGCCGCAGCGCATCCTGCCCGCCCTCGGCCTCGACGCCCGCTCGGTCGTCGCGGTGCTGTCGCACGACGCGCGGTTCGACGCCGAGGCGATCGCCGTGGCGCTGGCCTCGCCCGCGTGCTTCGTCGGGGCGATGGGGTCGAGGCGGACGCACGATCGCCGGATGGCCTCCCTGCGGGAGCGGGGCGTGCCGGAGCCGGACCTCGCGCGGCTCCGGTCGCCCATCGGCCTCGACCTCGGGGCGTCGACGCCGGAGGAGACGGCGATCGCGATCCTCGCCGAGGTCGTCGCGGCGCGCACGGGGGCCACCGGCCGACCGCTCACCGAGACGCGCGGGGCCATCCATCGGCGACCGGCGGAGGGTGTCGCCGTGACGTCCGTGGAGGCATAG
- a CDS encoding YqaE/Pmp3 family membrane protein: MGKILLIVLCFFLPFLAVLLKEGPSIRVLWAFLLQLLGHVPGVIYGIYRVTRS, encoded by the coding sequence GTGGGCAAGATCCTCCTCATCGTCCTGTGCTTCTTCCTCCCCTTCCTCGCCGTCCTGCTGAAGGAGGGCCCCAGCATCCGCGTCCTCTGGGCGTTCCTGCTACAGCTTCTCGGCCACGTTCCGGGCGTGATCTACGGCATCTACCGCGTCACCCGGAGCTAG